The proteins below are encoded in one region of Hordeum vulgare subsp. vulgare chromosome 3H, MorexV3_pseudomolecules_assembly, whole genome shotgun sequence:
- the LOC123439372 gene encoding L-type lectin-domain containing receptor kinase IX.1-like produces the protein MAAAILSSHHLLFVSVCIIICLCYSLGLATALSFSFNFSNPGSDDLCDTELKCERDTRMGSGAIELTKNETQVNVFSVGRASYVRPLPLWDDATGEVASFSSNFTFQIRPQNTSDDHFGLCNPNFTTDSSADGMSFFLAHYPSMLPPNSWGPNFALFNDSIHFNATGDDRIVALEFDTYHNSWDPSDNHMGIDINSINSTTYTNVTKRLVSYNAIMTAQISYDNGTGVLAAHLQIEGDETLYTVFTPVNMKRELPQQVAIGFSAATGTCAELHQVSSWSFSSTLDDATVANNTIPRRRRRRPLLPVLVPSAVAAFLVLLCSAIAAALIVRQRRKRKQAEFEKGVGPRRYRYKELAVATKDFSQEGKLGRGGFGNVYQGTGLSDQDSPVAIKMLSPESFAQGRREFESEVKIISRVRHRNLVHLLGWSDSKRGLLLVYELLPEGSLDKHIYNPNRLLTWSERYRIILGLGSALRYLHTECDQCVLHCDIKPSNILLDSSRGTKLADFGLARLLDHGVGPHTTNIVKGTEWYTDPELIRSRRPSTEADVYSFGIVLLEVVSGQPPGMGREHRVDEVSPLLMWIWDLYEKGTILEAVDRRLQWDNQRLDHDCKQQMHRALVVGLWCTHPRLDTRPSIKQLMNVLHSEDVMLPTLSWSLSDVSLGSHAHNASSSAN, from the exons ATGGCTGCTGCAATATTGAGCTCTCACCACCTTCTCTTCGTCTCTGTTTGCATCATCATTTGCCTCTGCTACTCGCTGGGCCTTGCAACCGCTCTCTCCTTCAGCTTCAACTTCTCCAACCCCGGCTCTGACGACCTTTGCGACACGGAGCTCAAGTGCGAACGTGACACGCGCATGGGCTCTGGTGCCATCGAGCTAACCAAGAACGAGACTCAAGTCAACGTCTTCAGCGTCGGCCGGGCATCGTACGTCCGCCCCTTGCCGCTCTGGGACGACGCCACCGGCGAGGTGGCCAGCTTCTCTTCCAACTTCACGTTCCAGATCAGACCCCAAAACACATCGGACGACCATTTTGGTCTATGTAACCCCAACTTCACTACCGACTCTAGTGCTGACGGTATGTCTTTTTTCTTGGCGCACTACCCATCGATGCTCCCTCCCAATAGCTGGGGTCCGAATTTCGCACTCTTCAATGACAGCATCCACTTCAACGCCACCGGCGATGACCGGATTGTCGCGCTGGAGTTCGACACCTACCACAACAGCTGGGACCCCAGCGACAACCACATGGGCATAGACATCAACTCCATCAACTCCACAACCTACACAAATGTGACCAAGCGTCTGGTCTCCTACAACGCCATCATGACCGCCCAGATCAGCTACGATAACGGAACGGGTGTTCTGGCCGCCCACCTCCAGATTGAGGGCGACGAGACGCTCTACACCGTATTTACGCCCGTAAATATGAAAAGAGAACTGCCCCAGCAAGTTGCAATAGGCTTCTCCGCTGCAACTGGTACCTGTGCCGAGCTGCATCAAGTGTCATCTTGGTCATTTAGCTCCACGCTAGATGATGCCACGGTTGCTAACAATACCATTCCACGGCGACGTCGACGTCGACCACTGCTGCCTGTGCTGGTGCCTTCTGCAGTAGCAGCTTTTCTTGTGTTGCTCTGCAGCGCCATTGCTGCTGCCCTCATAGTCCGTCAGCGACGCAAACGTAAGCAAGCTGAGTTCGAGAAAGGGGTAGGCCCTAGACGGTACCGCTACAAAGAGCTCGCGGTCGCCACCAAGGATTTCTCGCAGGAGGGGAAGCTCGGGCGAGGTGGCTTCGGCAACGTCTACCAGGGCACCGGTCTTAGCGACCAAGACAGCCCCGTGGCCATCAAAATGTTGTCTCCGGAATCTTTTGCGCAGGGGAGGAGAGAGTTCGAGTCAGAGGTGAAGATCATCAGCCGGGTGAGGCACCGGAACCTTGTGCACTTGCTAGGCTGGTCCGACAGCAAAAGAGGGCTCCTGCTCGTCTACGAACTTTTGCCGGAAGGCAGCCTCGACAAGCACATATACAACCCCAATCGTCTGCTCACTTGGTCAGAAAG ATACAGAATTATCCTTGGGCTGGGATCTGCCCTACGCTACCTCCACACAGAGTGCGATCAATGCGTACTGCATTGTGACATCAAACCCAGCAACATACTCCTCGACTCATCACGTGGCACCAAGCTGGCGGATTTCGGGCTGGCGAGGCTCCTGGATCATGGAGTCGGGCCCCATACGACGAATATCGTCAAGGGCACCGAATGGTACACAGACCCGGAGTTAATTCGCTCACGCCGACCGAGCACCGAAGCGGACGTCTATAGTTTCGGCATCGTTCTGTTGGAGGTCGTGTCCGGTCAACCCCCAGGAATGGGGAGGGAACACCGGGTTGACGAAGTCAGCCCGCTGCTCATGTGGATCTGGGACCTGTACGAGAAGGGCACCATCCTTGAAGCGGTGGATAGAAGGCTGCAATGGGATAACCAGCGGCTCGACCATGACTGTAAACAACAGATGCATCGCGCGTTGGTCGTCGGGCTTTGGTGCACGCACCCACGCCTGGACACGCGACCGTCCATCAAGCAGCTCATGAACGTCTTGCACTCTGAGGATGTTATGCTGCCGACCCTGTCATGGTCGCTGTCCGATGTTTCCCTTGGATCACATGCACACAATGCATCGTCATCAGCCAATTGA